AGTATTGTAAGATAGGTATATGGTACCGTATTTTTTGCAGGACGAATGTTAATTTAAAGTGTATTTTGTACATATTAACGTAAGGGCTAACGATTTAAATCTACGATAGGGTTCACTTATCCATGCTTCTATGTTGATAAATAAATCTGATTGTAGTCCAATTTTGTGTTTCTTTTTATCCTATAATACATCGATGCCTATAACATAAAACCTCTTCATCAAAAAGACCAGTCTTGGAACACGCACTGTGtcgccagtgatgacatatggatcagagacatggtcgctacGGGCCTCAGAAAGCtctgagtcactcagcgggcgatggagagagctatgcttggagtttctctacgtgatcaaatcagaaatgagcagatccgtaggagaactagagtgaccgacatagctcaacgggttgcgaagctgaagtggcaatgggacgGCGAACATAGTTCGTATACCGATAGACACGTTAGGGTCCCAATGTGTAAGAAtgtcgacctcgcaccggaagacgcagtgttggaagactccctcacctaggtggacggacgacatcagacgagtcgcacggagccgctggattcaggcggcgcaagaccgtggcgtgtggactgtggaagtccctacaagatacctatgtccagcagtggacgtctatcggttgatgatgatgatgggtacTTCTCTACGATCAAAACGTACTAAGTCCTAAAATAAAAAGCTATTTCAATAAATCActttatttcaatacaaaaaatacGTTATCTATCGAGAAATGGCACATAcctaaaataacataattgtCTACAAATTACATGGTCATAACTATAAGCTATCTAaaatctttttgttttgtaaggGAGCTTATGACAATAACATGTCGTAGATAATaaagttcaattcaattcccaattattggagATAATAAAGTTAAGACaaagtcaaaatggcgcgtgagttctcattttgtacggactatagcaAACTACCCTAAAACGGGTTAGCAGCAaatgtggattttacgaattttgaaaaaccccaTAATTTTATAATCAGTAAGAAATATCTTATTTTTAACGTAAGCATAATCCCCATTGTTATCTCTGTCCTTATCTCTCGTATACAGTTTATTAACAGTTTGTTTATATTCTTTCCCTCGTCTCGTCAAGTACctacgattttagtccataATTTAAAGGTTCTAACAAAGGATTGAAAGGAAAGTCTTTCGTGAAAGGAATTAAAGAACCAAATTACAATGTTGATTTCTCCACTGAATTGACATTGGCGGAATTATTGCCGACTAGCTTGTtcccccgacttcgtccgtgtggactttacaaatttcatacccctattttacccctttagggcttgaatttttaaaaatcctttcttagcggatgtctgcgacataatagctatctgcatgctaaatttcagtccgatccatccagtagtttgagctgtgtgtttgatagatcagtcagtcagtcagttattccttttatattatagactacaAAACCGCCATAAAGAAGAAAAGAAGGAGAAATGTgagccgtacttttgacacgacagTTGCCCATGAGTTAAAATgtcgcgtgagaagtcattttgtatggactgtACTTGTTTTGTTTGATCTCTGTATCATagccattataataataaatctacaaaaaatcactacccatattataaatgcgaaagtgtgtttgtttgttggtttattagtttgtccttcaatcacgtcacaacagagctacggatcgacgtgatttttttgcatgtatatagtttaagacctggagagtgacataggctactttttatcctggaaattcaaagaaatcgtcatcagctagttaaaataataattctacaaaaaacaagaaataaaagtcttacagccgtactcagagtcgcttaatcgttacttaactttagttaaaacgagacagagctatatctctcacataaatctgtctcgttctaaCTGAATCTTAAGAAACGATTAGCgactgagtacggcggttagtaAAATTCTTAATTATTAACATTCCTCATTTTCATTTGTAAGTCGAACCGTCTGTTTGTACGTACTCCCTTAATGATGGTTCTGTTCTCTTGTCTCTTTACATCTCTTCTTTCTGTAAACGACTTTTCTCTCATGACAGTTAGCTTAGCGGCCTCTTTGCGTTGTTTAGTCGCGCCGGCGAGCGACGGTAGAGGTAGTCGCGTCTCTTGTCGCTTGAGCGGTTTTATCGTACTTTCTTGGTTTTCCTTTGGTTTGGTTTCAGTTTTGGCGGAAACACTGAAGGGGTTGACTTCTGTGTTGAGCTTGAAGCCGAATCTGGTATACCCTTTGTATTCTGAGGGTATGATAGATTTTTTTGGTGTTTCGGCTTTCTTGGGATTAGGCTGGGCTTCGGTAGAAGGCTgcatttctgtaaaaaaaagaacaatcgataaaaaaaaatattagccaagttaattgctgactaatattcccctttccgaAGGaattatgagaagagtttctcGACGGAGTGACTTTCTCCCAACCCTGAATGCACTCATAACaatctgataaaagtccatccaatgactgattgcagatagctttgaaatatttaaaaataattttttttttaaatttccatggcagccattttgatttttttattatttactaaacacgcccgccacttcgtccgcgtggatttaggtttataaaaatcccgtgggaactcttttcttttccgggataaaaaatagcctatgtcgttccccaggatgtaagctaactctataccaaatttcatcaaaattggttatactgttgggccgtgaaaagctagcagacaaacagacagacaggcagatacatttttaatattagtatggattgttatagcagcaatagaaatacatgatgcgaaaatttcaactcttacctattatggttcatgagatataacctgctgacagacagacgtacagacagcaGAGACTTAGTATTAcggttccgttggcaccctttagGTACAGAGCACTGAAaagccttttttttttaaatacgcatagcgagcaaacgagcaggcaagTCActtaatgttaagtgattaccgccgcccatgaacagtTGCAGACTGCAGTATCAGAGGaatcaccaatgcgttgccggcctttaaggaatatgtttaaaaaaactctTACCTTTAGGGCTGATCCTCTCCAGCAGATTGACAGAGCCAGTGGGAGTGAGCAGCTGCCTCGCTCGCTTGGCCTTCCTCTCCTGGCACTCGTCCAGAGACTCCATCTTGGCAAAGCGCTTCTGGTGCAGAGCCGCAAAGTTGGGCAGCTTGGTGCGCAGCACCCGGCCCTCGGACTTCGACTTGGTCGGGGTGACTCCTGTCTTGGATTTGTTTGATGTCGACGCTTTTTTGGATGGTGTGCCCGGATCTTGCAGTTTTCCtggaatataataaaatagctATGCAGATTTTCTCATAATTCGTACGCACGtggttcgaaaaactgatagtcgatggggtcccaagttgctggaatggcgaccttgcaccggaaagcgcagcgttggaagacctctcactagatggacggactacgtcaggcgagtcgcagggagccgctggatttaggcggcgcaagaccgtggcgtgcggaagtccctacagacttatgtccagcagtggacgtctcgGTTAATGACGAGATGAAAATCGTTTTTTTAATAGTACCTGAGGCGCTGGCGGTGCGAGGTCGCGAGAGGCGCGCGGCGGATTGCTCCTGGTCCTCTGTGAGGCGTTTCCGCTTCGAGCCGACGCCCTCCGCTTCGCTCTGCGTGTGCGAGCGCTTGCGAGGCGGCCGAGCACTACGCGACGCTGAAACAAGTTACTTTACTATAAACAggcgcgagtcaggctcgcgcaacgagattTCCgaactatagtcgtattttttcaacattttgcacgataattcaaaaactatgatgcacaaataAAAACctcttttagaatgcacagatgaagacctttcatatgataccccacttgatatagttatcttacttcgaaaattaaaaatactaattattagttcatgaccacaatttaatttttttgtgtaatgtaaccacaaattcacggttttcagatattttcctgaatgtctgctacaagatctacctattttagcatttaaactaccgtgagtgatttccattctaaatactatctgtcccggctttactcacgtgtgtagtcgacgttagcccgactagtttcgaacccatacggggtcctttttcaagggagtccgttcgcgcacgcgccgcggttttgactacgcgggctaacgtcgactacacacgtgagtaaagccgggacagatattatttagaagatctacctacccgccaaatttcatgattctaggtcaacaggaagtaccctgtaggtctcttgacagaccgacagacagacagacaacaagacAGGAAAACCGgacaggaaaaacggaacccttataggatcactattagggttccgtttttctttttgaggtgcCCTAAAAATAAGTAGTTAGAAAAATAAAAGGTAAACTCACCACTCTCATCAAAGACGAAGCTCTTATCTGACCCTTTCAAATTAGACTTGATAATCTTTCCCTTCATCTGCCCCACAACTATGGGTGTAGCCACCGGGCTGCAAAACATTACTTTGGTCGCTCTTGGAAGATACTCTACTAACGACGACCGTCTTTTTGGCTTCTCAACAGATCTAGTCacatttaaaatacttttttcacTCTTTTCTAGTTCTTTTGAAGAGTTTTTAAATGCAGGGAAGGGAGTGCGTCCAGGCGAAGGTAAAGATTTACGTCTTGTTGGAGTTTTATTGACATTGATTACTTTTGGAGACTCGggtacatttaaatattttgtgaaaGTACCCTCTCTTTTTAAAGGTGATGTTGCGTTATTATTCTCGACAGTATTATTGAACTTTATGGGTGTTTTAGCTGTATTTCGTGTGTTGATTTTATTGTTCTTGGGTGGGGGAGTTGTCGGGTTTAATTCTGTGTATGTTCCTTCGCGTTTTAACGGTGTTATCGCAGTCTTTAATTCCGTATAAGTGCCTTCGCGTATAGGTGTATTAGGAACTTTAGTTTCTGTAAAAGTGCCTTTGCTTTTTGGCGTAGTCACTTTCTTGGTTTCTATAAACCTCCCTTCAGATTTGGTTGGTGTAGAGTACTTAATTTCTGTATAAGTTCCATCCCTTTTTAATAATGGTGTCTTAGATGTCATTTCTGTGCCTTTCTCTTCACAATTTGGTGGAGTTTTTGATTTCATTTCTATATTTGTACCTTCAAGTGTAGCAtctttattatctttatttGCTTTTTGAAGTTTTGGAGGTGATACCGCATTTTCAATTTCTGTATTTTGTTTAGTACTTTTTTTAGCTTCATGAGAGCTAATATTGACTCGTGAGTCATCCATGCTGCTTTCAATTAAAAATGGTGTAGTATTAACAACATTGTCCACCATAGACTCGTCACTGGTAACACTAATCCGAGAAATATCTTTAGACATATCTGAGGACACATTATCTGTGGTGTCAGAGCTTATGAGGGACGATCCGCGTCTCATGCCATTGTTCTCAGACTTATCAAAAGTTGCATCAAGTTTGGCATTTATAACCATTTCAAAAGTTGTACTGATTTTAGCTGATTTGTCAAATGTAGAGTTATTACGTGAGTTAGGTTGGCTGTTAGTTATGGAGTTTTTGTCATATGTTGTGTTTAAGTTTGATGATTCATCTTGGTCtagtgaaatttttgaaaattgtctCAACTTCCTTAATTCTTTATCTTGTGTTTCATTGTGTACTGTTTGAATTTTTGGATTAGAATTATCCTTTTCGTAAGTAGCATCTAAATTAATGATAGAAGTGTCAATCTCATCAAAAGTTGATTTTCTTTTACTagactttcttttcttcttatCACTGCTCTTCATGCCATTTGTCAAAACATTCTGTGATTCTTCAGATACATTTATCATTGGGTTTTCACACATTTCTTCATCAAGCGTAGCATTTAAACTGGTTTCTgagaaatttattttatcataagTAGAATTTCTTGTCTTTCTATTACTGTTAGTACTATTCAGAATTGATTTATCTTGTAGATTTTTAGAACGATTGTCTGAGCCATTGGTAATCTCTGTTTCAAAAGTAGCATTAAAATTAGTAGctgtatcatttattttatcataagTTAAATTTCTTCCCTTTTTAATGCTGTTTTTATCAGTAATATTTAAATTGGTTGAGTCATTTTCTGAATGTTCAGATTGATTCACACATTCATTAGAAATGTCTTTCTCAAAAGTAGCATTTGAATTGGTTTCTGatacattaattttatcataAGTTGATGTTTTCTTCTTCTTGAGACTCTTTTTAGTCCTTTTAAGAAAAACATCTTGTGTTTCGTCATTATGATTCACAGAGATACTATTAAAAACTTCTTTGTTAAAAGAAGCATTTAAGTTTGTCTCAgagacatttattttatcatatGTTGAGTTTTTCTTTGAATTGTTTTCTTTAGTTGTATcaagtattattaatttatcaggTGTGTTAACATTATAAACAGTTTCAAATGTtgataaattttcaattttatcatttgaggagtttatttttgatctTCTCTTCTTACTAGAATTCTTCAAAGAGTTGTTAAAGCTGAGTGAATTGTAGAATGAGTCTGTAAGTTGTTTGTCTTGGATAATGTTATCAACACCCATTACTGGTGAATTATTGACATCTTCAGCATTAGTAGCTTTACCCAAGGAGTTGTTGATTGCATTTTCATTGGTCAACTTCTTTTTACGTTTTATATTCttcttttttattgtttttaactcAGCATTTTctaaatttgtattttccacactctataaaaaaaaattaaatcttgCTTGGTCACTAAGCCtttaaatataaagtaacaTTAACTGTTTGATACTAACTGCTGtattcagagtcgcttaatcattacttaagtttagttaaaacaagacaaagctatatctctcacataaatctgtcttgttttaactcaatcttaagtaacaattagcgACTCTAGAGCTACGGCAGTAAAGAATaacaagtaaaaaaaatcacacaaCTCACAAAAGTAGTGTCAGCCAAAGGACTTACTAAACCTATTTACTTAATGTGAATCACATTAAAATGGCTACAGTAGTTCGAATAAGTTGGTAACAGACATGAGTATGGCAAATGAATAGGTCTTTTGAAATCATAGTCGGGTTCTCTGAATCACTTTTTCACCTCATTAAGAATCTTCAGGGTTTcaaagttttgtttatttaattgtaTTCCTTTGTGGTGCAGTAGATACTGAACGCACAGACCCATTTGAATGATTCTTCCACCAATAAATTTGTCTAAATCTTTCAACATACACACAAAGATATTTTATCCTTTTACATAAACACATGACTGCATAATTTATGGATAAGTACTTAtatgactttactactcaagtataagaggcgccgggataacctaacctaataatggtaatgtgtggtacagccttaaaaaataaacgtttttctttctttcttcttctttctatattacagtccatactaatattgcaAAATATGCCAAAGTGTCTAACCGTGTTTCATAGCCAACCGTGTTcgtgttcaaccaattttgatgaaacatACAGAATTAGTTTGCACCCCATGGAACAACATAGGCCAATTTTTAtcctaaaaattaaagagttcccacaggattattaaaaacctaaatccacatggacgatgTTGCAGACACTTTCTATTTGgtagagatagtttgcatcctcaAGGTggagactactttttatccctgaaaattaaaGTGTCTATACAATTTTAAGGTAAATTCATgcagacaaagttgcgggcatcatctagttaaagataaaattaatgAGCTGGACTAGAAATTTAGTTTGACTAATGACATAACAACATCAAACAAAACTTACGTGCATTTTACTTCTAGTAGCTTTTGATAGCATATCTTCAAACTCATGGTTAACTACTACATTTTCTTGACCATGACTTCTAGTAGTTCTTGTAGATTTTGATAGGgcatcaagtttttttttactattttctatgatttcatTGTCTTTGACTGGGCTGCCTGCAGCACTGTAGAATGTCTCGAGAGACATATCACTCAAATTGGTTTTACCGTTATTGGTCTGAGGAATATCTTCAACAATAAGAGATCCTGAACTCAGTTTGTTCTTTTTCTTATTAGATTTTTTCTTAATTGGTTGTAATATTGGTTCGAGTGTGTTCTCACTGGTGactatcttaatttttttgtttgttttacttGATTTAGTTTTAATCTCTTTGTTTGAGTCAATAGTTTCTGTATTGTTTGCAGGTTCGGATTTCCTTGTCCTACGAAGGAGGCGAGCAGTTCTATCATCATTTAACGTCTCTGATTCAGTGGCTATGACGTTTTGCTCTTTGAGCGTGTTTCTTGGCGTACGTTGAAGCAGCTTCTCCGCATTACTCGCGGCCGCTACATCCTCTTCGCAAGGGTAACGCACGTAGTTCTTACGTTTCTTCTTTAAAGAAACGTCATTATAGTTTTCCTTCTGATGCTTGCCGCGAGTTTTCCTCTCACTTTTAACCTCCGCGA
This genomic stretch from Maniola hyperantus chromosome 18, iAphHyp1.2, whole genome shotgun sequence harbors:
- the LOC117990791 gene encoding uncharacterized protein DDB_G0287625-like, translating into MLKMSTRSGKRIHGSIHENAVDSVAEVKSERKTRGKHQKENYNDVSLKKKRKNYVRYPCEEDVAAASNAEKLLQRTPRNTLKEQNVIATESETLNDDRTARLLRRTRKSEPANNTETIDSNKEIKTKSSKTNKKIKIVTSENTLEPILQPIKKKSNKKKNKLSSGSLIVEDIPQTNNGKTNLSDMSLETFYSAAGSPVKDNEIIENSKKKLDALSKSTRTTRSHGQENVVVNHEFEDMLSKATRSKMHSVENTNLENAELKTIKKKNIKRKKKLTNENAINNSLGKATNAEDVNNSPVMGVDNIIQDKQLTDSFYNSLSFNNSLKNSSKKRRSKINSSNDKIENLSTFETVYNVNTPDKLIILDTTKENNSKKNSTYDKINVSETNLNASFNKEVFNSISVNHNDETQDVFLKRTKKSLKKKKTSTYDKINVSETNSNATFEKDISNECVNQSEHSENDSTNLNITDKNSIKKGRNLTYDKINDTATNFNATFETEITNGSDNRSKNLQDKSILNSTNSNRKTRNSTYDKINFSETSLNATLDEEMCENPMINVSEESQNVLTNGMKSSDKKKRKSSKRKSTFDEIDTSIINLDATYEKDNSNPKIQTVHNETQDKELRKLRQFSKISLDQDESSNLNTTYDKNSITNSQPNSRNNSTFDKSAKISTTFEMVINAKLDATFDKSENNGMRRGSSLISSDTTDNVSSDMSKDISRISVTSDESMVDNVVNTTPFLIESSMDDSRVNISSHEAKKSTKQNTEIENAVSPPKLQKANKDNKDATLEGTNIEMKSKTPPNCEEKGTEMTSKTPLLKRDGTYTEIKYSTPTKSEGRFIETKKVTTPKSKGTFTETKVPNTPIREGTYTELKTAITPLKREGTYTELNPTTPPPKNNKINTRNTAKTPIKFNNTVENNNATSPLKREGTFTKYLNVPESPKVINVNKTPTRRKSLPSPGRTPFPAFKNSSKELEKSEKSILNVTRSVEKPKRRSSLVEYLPRATKVMFCSPVATPIVVGQMKGKIIKSNLKGSDKSFVFDESASRSARPPRKRSHTQSEAEGVGSKRKRLTEDQEQSAARLSRPRTASASGKLQDPGTPSKKASTSNKSKTGVTPTKSKSEGRVLRTKLPNFAALHQKRFAKMESLDECQERKAKRARQLLTPTGSVNLLERISPKEMQPSTEAQPNPKKAETPKKSIIPSEYKGYTRFGFKLNTEVNPFSVSAKTETKPKENQESTIKPLKRQETRLPLPSLAGATKQRKEAAKLTVMREKSFTERRDVKRQENRTIIKGVRTNRRFDLQMKMRNVNN